DNA from Thermoplasmata archaeon:
CGTCTAGACCAACGACGCCTTCCGGATCACGACGTCCTGGAGGGGTCGGTCTTGCCGGTTCCGCGGCGCCTTGCTGATTGCGTCCGCGACCTCCATGCCCGACACGACGCGGCCGAACGCGGGGTGCTTGTCGTCCAGGCGCAGGTTGTCCGCCACGTTGATGAAGAACTGGCTGCCGCCCGTATTGGGACCCGC
Protein-coding regions in this window:
- a CDS encoding peptidylprolyl isomerase, translating into AGPNTGGSQFFINVADNLRLDDKHPAFGRVVSGMEVADAISKAPRNRQDRPLQDVVIRKASLV